TTTCAGGTGGCAAAAGGAATGCTGAAGTCGCTCAAAGGCTCTATCACATCCGATATGAAGATGGGCGGTATGATCAACGTGAAAACAACGACAGACCTAACGCTCAATCGGCTTTAGAGTGCAGATACCAGGCTATGGAACCAAGTGAATGGCAGTAGAGTTAGTCATGAAACTTAGTCACATCAACTATCGAGGTCGAACCTTAGATGAAGCGGTTCATAAATTCAGAGAGTTGGGCTTTCATGTAGAGTATGGCTCCAAGCAACATCCTCACAATGCACTGATTCTTTTTTTCAGTGGTCCCTATATCGAGTTATTGGCCAACGCGCGTGCCTAGAATCAAGCTTTGGTGCATACACTTCCTCACCTCGATTTTTGCAGAGTGGGGGTAAGGGCTAAAGGTAAGATAATGAAGCAAGATTAAGCAGGAACCTGCAAATGCGGCCTATTGCACAAAATCAGGATGAAAAACTTTGGCACGCCAAGCAAACAAAAGCTCCTGCTTAAACTATTGATTAAAGACCTTCTCAACACACTGAGCTGTATCGTTTACCGGTCACGCCCAACATCCGCTGACACAACCCTATGGGTGTCAGTCGATGTTATTATCGCCACTATGGACAAGCCTCACCCGTTGCGCTCGACATTTGTCCTGAATACTCCGCACTCTGGGTATTGGTTACGCCGATTTCGGGCTGAATACGTATCACGCCCGTAATCTCCATCCATGAACGTTCCTCATTTGTAGGTGCCAACCAAAAATTAATCACTTCCGAGGGCTGGCAAAGAGCCTTGAGCTTGTGACGATAGAGTAGGGTTTGGTAAAGCTGGGTCGAGTTGAGTGGGTGTGAGGGGTTGGACCCCTCCCAAGGGAGGGGAATAATCAGAACTTAGAATTTAGAAGCGTAGTCTACTGGGCACAACGAAAACCGGCGAAGCCGTAGTTACGATTGTCTGGGTGGCGGCCGTCGCGATAATACGTCGGCAAGCGGTTCGAGTCGTAGCCGAACGACCCGCCGCGCAACATGCGATATTCCAAACTACTGGACCAAGAATTCGTCCATTCCCACACATTCCCAGCCATATCGTAAGCACCATATGGACTTGGGCTGTCAGCCGTGGAAGTTCCATCAGCTAATGTATTTACACCATTAAAATACCCAACAGGAGTTGTTCCATCATCATAGTCATCGCCACTCTCCCAATAATTGGAGCGCGTGCCATCAGGAGCATCCTCTCCCCAAGGATAAGTTCTGCCATCGGTGCCGCGAGCTGCTTTTTCCCACTCTTGTTCGGTGGGCAAGCGCTTACCATTAAAAATGCAATAAGCAGTCGCATCATACCAATTTAAAAAGTTTATAGGATGGGTGTCTTTGCCATTGTCATAAGTGCGGTAGGGACTTGTTGTACTGCCGTTGTATTGGCACATACCTCCATCCACACAGGCTTTATAATCACCAGCTGTGACTGGATATTTGTCGATATAAAAGGTTGGTAGATACAGGGAACCGGTTGGGTTGCCATACAAAAACGAACTGGCTGGTACTTCAACCATGCCTTCAGGTACTTCAGCCATACAACCCATTAAGTTCCAGCTAACAGAGGTACCGTCCTCACAAGTAAGCGTGGCTAAGCAATCTACCTCGCTCACTGTGCAGTCTGAGCCATCTACCCCGTCTTCGCCATCAACACCATTTGTACCGTTGGCGCCATCTTGGCCACTCAAGCCATGACAAATGTATTCAGTACCATCAATCTCACTAATATCTAGATCGCCATCCGCATTTTCGTCCACACCGTAATCAATTTGTACACAACCATTGGCACAACCAAACTCAGTGCAGTCCTCGAGAGGAAGTTGGTTCATCATGGT
This genomic window from Deltaproteobacteria bacterium contains:
- a CDS encoding SUMF1/EgtB/PvdO family nonheme iron enzyme, with product MKPIVLNFTIFCCLTALAACGGESTESDDNDGSEVTQANASTMMNQLPLEDCTEFGCANGCVQIDYGVDENADGDLDISEIDGTEYICHGLSGQDGANGTNGVDGEDGVDGSDCTVSEVDCLATLTCEDGTSVSWNLMGCMAEVPEGMVEVPASSFLYGNPTGSLYLPTFYIDKYPVTAGDYKACVDGGMCQYNGSTTSPYRTYDNGKDTHPINFLNWYDATAYCIFNGKRLPTEQEWEKAARGTDGRTYPWGEDAPDGTRSNYWESGDDYDDGTTPVGYFNGVNTLADGTSTADSPSPYGAYDMAGNVWEWTNSWSSSLEYRMLRGGSFGYDSNRLPTYYRDGRHPDNRNYGFAGFRCAQ